A region of Reichenbachiella carrageenanivorans DNA encodes the following proteins:
- the rplQ gene encoding 50S ribosomal protein L17, giving the protein MRHGKKFNHLSRTASHRNAMLSNMASSLILHKRITTTVAKAKALRKYVEPLITRAKDDTTHSRRVAFSYLQNKESVTTLFGEVAEKVASRPGGYTRILKTGARLGDNAEMCIMELVDYNELMLKDAAPAKAKTRRSRRGKGGSDSAAPAVEVTEAVVVEETPAAEATEEVKAEAADAPEVEAKEEDSADDSKKEDKE; this is encoded by the coding sequence ATGAGACACGGGAAGAAATTTAATCATTTGAGCAGAACAGCATCGCATAGAAATGCAATGTTGTCCAATATGGCTTCTTCTTTGATTTTGCATAAAAGAATTACTACTACTGTAGCTAAAGCTAAAGCTTTGAGAAAGTATGTAGAGCCTTTGATCACTAGAGCCAAGGACGATACTACTCACTCTAGAAGAGTTGCTTTTTCTTACTTGCAAAACAAAGAATCTGTAACTACCCTATTCGGTGAGGTAGCTGAGAAAGTAGCTAGCAGACCGGGAGGATACACTAGAATTTTGAAAACTGGTGCTAGACTAGGTGATAACGCAGAAATGTGTATCATGGAGTTGGTAGACTACAATGAGTTGATGTTGAAAGATGCGGCTCCAGCTAAAGCTAAGACTAGAAGAAGCAGAAGAGGTAAAGGTGGAAGTGATTCTGCTGCACCTGCTGTAGAAGTTACTGAGGCTGTAGTGGTAGAAGAAACACCAGCAGCTGAGGCTACCGAAGAAGTGAAAGCAGAAGCTGCTGACGCTCCTGAAGTTGAGGCGAAAGAAGAAGATTCTGCTGACGATTCTAAGAAAGAAGACAAAGAATAA
- the carA gene encoding glutamine-hydrolyzing carbamoyl-phosphate synthase small subunit: protein MKIQEKKKAYLLLADGQWFEGTSIGSEGTSGGEICFNTGMTGYQEVYTDPSYYGQIVVNTNSHIGNYGAVDREQESDGPKIKGLVINDFSYIHSRFEADSSLDEYLKKYNIVGIADLDTRKLVKSIRSQGAMNAIISSEFAEVEKLKAELDLVPSMDHLELSSKVTTSQPYILEAKNAHSKVAVLDIGVKKSILTNLTDRGVECKVFPAKTTFEELKAYNPDGYFISNGPGDPASMEYAVETVKKILEENRPVFGICLGHQILALANGVKTFKMHHGHRGLNHPVKNLITGLSEVTSQNHGFAVDRESVENSETLELTHINLNDNTVAGIRVKGKPAFSVQHHPEASPGPHDSRYLFDDFIQLINKHKKK, encoded by the coding sequence ATGAAAATACAAGAAAAGAAGAAGGCTTATTTATTACTGGCAGACGGCCAATGGTTTGAAGGAACATCGATTGGAAGTGAAGGCACGAGTGGCGGAGAGATCTGCTTTAACACGGGCATGACTGGTTATCAAGAAGTGTATACCGATCCATCTTATTATGGTCAAATCGTAGTTAATACCAATTCTCACATTGGGAACTATGGTGCCGTAGATAGAGAGCAAGAGTCTGATGGACCAAAAATCAAAGGATTAGTTATCAACGACTTTTCCTACATACATAGTAGATTCGAAGCTGATAGCTCACTCGATGAGTACCTTAAAAAATATAATATTGTTGGTATAGCTGACTTGGATACTAGAAAATTAGTGAAGAGTATCAGAAGCCAAGGAGCAATGAATGCCATTATTTCGTCAGAGTTTGCTGAAGTTGAAAAACTCAAAGCAGAGTTAGACCTGGTGCCAAGTATGGATCATCTAGAATTGTCCTCTAAAGTAACGACGAGCCAACCTTATATATTAGAAGCCAAAAACGCACATAGTAAAGTGGCGGTTTTGGATATTGGAGTTAAAAAGTCAATTTTAACTAATTTGACTGACAGAGGGGTAGAGTGTAAGGTGTTTCCAGCAAAGACCACTTTTGAGGAGCTGAAAGCTTACAATCCAGACGGCTACTTTATTTCAAATGGCCCTGGTGATCCTGCTAGTATGGAATATGCGGTAGAGACAGTAAAGAAAATATTGGAAGAAAATAGACCTGTATTTGGCATCTGTTTAGGACATCAAATTTTGGCTTTGGCCAACGGTGTGAAAACTTTTAAAATGCATCATGGGCATAGAGGGTTGAACCATCCAGTCAAAAACTTAATTACTGGTTTGAGTGAAGTAACTTCGCAGAACCATGGATTTGCTGTAGATAGAGAATCTGTAGAGAATTCTGAAACATTAGAACTGACACACATTAACTTGAATGATAACACAGTAGCTGGTATACGTGTGAAGGGAAAACCTGCCTTTTCAGTGCAGCACCACCCTGAAGCTTCTCCGGGGCCACACGATTCTAGATATTTATTCGATGACTTCATTCAATTAATTAATAAACACAAGAAAAAATGA
- the eno gene encoding phosphopyruvate hydratase, with the protein MSLIESVFARQILDSRGNPTIEVDVVTESGVLGRAAVPSGASTGVNEAVELRDGDKSKYLGKGVLKAVDNVNDIIQEELIGLSVFDQRYIDQLMIKLDGTDTKSKLGANAILGVSLAVARAAAEELGLPLFRYIGGTNAHTLPVPMMNIINGGSHSDATIAFQEFMIRPVGAETFSQAMQMGAETFHALAKILKAKGLSTAVGDEGGFAPAFTGGTEEALESVLDAIKAAGYKPGSDITIGLDCASSEFFVDGKYDYAKFEGPNGKVRDMNEQVEYLAELVEKYPIDSIEDGCAEEDWAAWAALTAKIGDKCQLVGDDLFVTNVKFLQRGIEEKSANSILIKVNQIGTLSETLDAIEMAHKAGFTAVISHRSGETEDSTIADIAVATNAGQIKTGSLSRSDRMAKYNQLLRIEEELGETARFPQAK; encoded by the coding sequence ATGAGTTTGATAGAAAGTGTATTTGCTAGACAAATACTTGATTCAAGAGGAAACCCAACCATTGAGGTAGATGTAGTTACTGAAAGTGGCGTATTGGGTAGAGCGGCAGTTCCATCAGGAGCTTCTACGGGCGTAAACGAAGCTGTGGAATTAAGAGACGGCGACAAAAGCAAATACTTAGGTAAAGGAGTATTGAAAGCAGTGGACAATGTAAACGACATCATTCAAGAAGAATTGATCGGGTTGTCTGTGTTTGATCAAAGGTATATCGATCAGTTGATGATTAAATTGGATGGTACTGACACCAAATCTAAATTGGGAGCTAATGCCATCTTGGGCGTGTCTTTGGCTGTAGCTAGAGCTGCTGCTGAAGAGCTTGGCTTGCCACTATTCAGATACATCGGTGGTACTAACGCCCACACTTTGCCTGTGCCTATGATGAACATCATCAACGGTGGATCTCACTCTGATGCGACTATCGCATTCCAAGAGTTTATGATCAGACCTGTCGGCGCGGAGACTTTCTCTCAAGCGATGCAAATGGGGGCTGAGACTTTCCATGCGTTGGCTAAAATATTGAAAGCAAAAGGGTTGAGTACTGCAGTAGGTGACGAAGGAGGATTTGCTCCAGCTTTCACTGGGGGTACTGAAGAAGCTTTGGAGAGCGTATTGGATGCGATCAAAGCGGCTGGTTACAAGCCAGGGTCTGATATCACGATTGGTTTGGATTGTGCCTCTTCTGAATTCTTCGTTGATGGCAAATATGATTATGCTAAGTTCGAAGGACCTAACGGTAAAGTTAGAGACATGAATGAGCAAGTAGAGTATTTGGCTGAATTGGTAGAGAAATATCCAATTGACTCAATCGAAGACGGTTGTGCCGAAGAGGATTGGGCTGCTTGGGCTGCTTTGACTGCCAAAATCGGCGACAAGTGTCAGCTGGTAGGTGACGATCTATTCGTGACCAACGTGAAATTCTTGCAAAGAGGAATCGAAGAAAAATCTGCTAACTCTATCTTGATCAAAGTAAACCAAATCGGTACTTTGTCTGAGACTTTGGATGCGATCGAAATGGCGCACAAAGCAGGCTTCACAGCTGTGATCTCTCACAGATCAGGTGAGACTGAGGATTCTACTATTGCGGACATTGCAGTGGCAACTAACGCAGGTCAGATCAAAACAGGATCATTGTCTAGGTCAGACAGAATGGCTAAGTACAACCAATTGTTGAGAATCGAAGAAGAGCTAGGCGAAACGGCACGTTTTCCACAGGCTAAATAA
- a CDS encoding alpha/beta hydrolase, whose protein sequence is MLKKVFKRKRRTLILGIHGLSNKPPAHQLKRWWHSAIKEGLRDLKDSPTTFDFKMIYWADILYKIPLNSKEKDPNHPLFIEDPYLSRDKIKRTQPVTFWQRVKHSGQYVKEVIFLSKIGLNNFRKPFNFIVKTGFRDLDIYFNEKIPMDQQMASKPVKAQIRSRMIDFLLKHKDKNILILAHSMGSIIAYDVLHILGDKIDGVTLISMGSPLGLPLIRENIMKDHNLPFEEEAFPPTPECVDAWYDFLDDDDNLAVFYNLGDYYLPNSKGVKPVESHVENDYKHWVTENAHKSFGYLRTPELAQVVCNFLQAGRSSFLEKSKQLFKRKGKQKPQG, encoded by the coding sequence ATGCTTAAAAAAGTTTTCAAAAGAAAGCGTCGCACCTTGATACTAGGTATCCATGGTTTGAGTAACAAACCACCTGCACATCAACTGAAACGCTGGTGGCATAGTGCCATAAAAGAAGGACTGAGAGACCTAAAGGACTCGCCCACTACCTTTGATTTTAAAATGATCTATTGGGCAGACATTCTCTATAAAATTCCACTCAATTCTAAAGAGAAAGATCCAAATCACCCCCTCTTTATTGAAGACCCTTATTTATCTAGAGACAAAATAAAGCGAACACAGCCTGTCACTTTTTGGCAGCGGGTCAAGCACAGTGGACAATATGTGAAAGAGGTAATTTTTTTGAGTAAAATAGGTTTGAATAATTTCCGTAAGCCGTTCAACTTCATTGTTAAAACTGGCTTTCGTGACTTAGACATCTATTTCAATGAAAAGATTCCCATGGATCAACAAATGGCGAGCAAACCTGTAAAAGCGCAAATCAGGTCTCGAATGATTGATTTTCTACTTAAGCATAAAGACAAAAACATTCTGATTTTAGCGCATTCTATGGGGTCGATTATCGCCTATGATGTACTCCATATACTAGGAGACAAAATTGATGGTGTCACCTTGATCTCTATGGGCTCTCCCCTTGGTTTACCGCTGATCAGAGAAAACATCATGAAAGACCACAACCTTCCGTTTGAAGAAGAGGCTTTCCCTCCTACACCAGAATGTGTGGATGCTTGGTATGACTTTCTAGATGATGACGATAACTTGGCCGTCTTCTACAATCTTGGAGACTACTACCTACCCAACTCCAAGGGTGTGAAGCCTGTAGAATCACACGTAGAAAACGATTACAAACATTGGGTAACAGAGAATGCACACAAGTCGTTTGGCTACCTGAGGACTCCCGAATTAGCTCAAGTGGTTTGTAATTTTCTACAAGCAGGCCGGTCTTCATTTTTGGAAAAGAGCAAACAGTTATTTAAGAGAAAGGGCAAACAAAAACCGCAAGGATAA
- the lysS gene encoding lysine--tRNA ligase has product MILSEQEINRRQIREQLIQSGIDPYPSDTFEVNVTTKDIHENYEKQKTDYKAISIAGRLMSRRIMGSASFAELQDSTGRIQIYLRRDDLCSGEDKSHYNVVFKKMMDIGDIIGIKGYVFTTEVGEISIHVNELTLLTKSLKPLPIVKEAKDEDGNMKTYDAFTDPEMRYRQRYVDLIVNPEVRETFVKRTQLVNSMRNFLAEKGYLEVETPILQPLYGGAAARPFKTHHNTLDMTLYLRIANELYLKRLIVGGYDGVFEFSKDFRNEGMSRFHNPEFTQVELYVAYKDYEWMMELTEAMVEKVAIDLHGTTKVQVGENVIDFQRPWKRYTMFEAIEHFTGIDISEMGEDELRETAKKLDIPTDKSMGKAKLIDEIFGEKCEGQLIQPTFITEYPVEMSPLAKKHKTKPGLVERFEAVANGKEICNAFSELNDPIDQRKRFEEQLELGKRGDDEAMVLDEDFLRALEYGMPPTAGLGVGIDRLSMMMTNSKSIQDVLFFPQMKPERKVQALTESQYEDLGVAKDLIQILQKLGMLTKEQFAEAKDSKLFNDVCGTRKKLKLKDVKNPALEDVQGWIEKASV; this is encoded by the coding sequence ATGATTCTAAGCGAACAGGAAATTAACAGACGCCAAATCAGAGAACAACTGATCCAATCTGGCATTGACCCTTATCCATCTGATACCTTCGAGGTAAACGTGACTACCAAAGATATTCACGAGAACTACGAAAAACAGAAGACAGACTATAAGGCTATTTCAATCGCAGGGCGACTAATGAGCCGTAGAATCATGGGATCGGCCTCGTTTGCCGAACTCCAAGACTCCACTGGTAGAATCCAAATCTACCTCAGACGTGATGACCTTTGCTCTGGTGAGGACAAAAGCCACTACAATGTAGTCTTCAAAAAGATGATGGACATTGGCGATATCATTGGCATCAAAGGCTATGTATTCACCACAGAAGTAGGAGAAATCTCTATTCATGTAAATGAACTGACGCTCTTGACGAAGTCGCTGAAGCCGCTTCCCATAGTGAAAGAAGCCAAAGACGAAGACGGCAACATGAAAACGTATGATGCCTTCACCGACCCTGAAATGAGATACCGTCAGCGCTATGTGGATCTGATTGTAAATCCAGAAGTACGCGAGACCTTCGTCAAAAGAACACAATTGGTGAATTCGATGAGAAACTTCCTAGCCGAAAAAGGATATCTCGAAGTAGAGACGCCAATCCTTCAGCCGCTATATGGTGGAGCTGCCGCTCGCCCTTTCAAAACGCACCACAATACGCTCGACATGACCCTGTATTTGCGTATAGCCAATGAATTGTACCTCAAAAGACTCATCGTAGGTGGATACGACGGCGTATTTGAATTTTCTAAAGATTTTAGAAACGAAGGCATGTCTCGTTTCCACAATCCAGAATTCACACAAGTAGAACTATACGTGGCCTACAAAGACTACGAATGGATGATGGAACTGACCGAAGCCATGGTAGAGAAAGTAGCAATAGATCTACATGGCACTACTAAAGTACAAGTAGGCGAAAACGTGATCGACTTCCAACGCCCTTGGAAACGATACACCATGTTTGAAGCCATCGAGCACTTCACGGGAATCGACATCTCAGAAATGGGTGAAGACGAACTCAGAGAAACGGCTAAAAAACTAGATATCCCTACAGACAAATCAATGGGCAAGGCCAAACTAATCGACGAAATATTCGGAGAAAAGTGCGAAGGCCAGCTAATCCAGCCTACTTTCATTACTGAATATCCAGTAGAAATGTCGCCACTGGCTAAGAAGCACAAAACCAAGCCAGGGTTGGTAGAAAGATTTGAGGCTGTCGCCAATGGCAAAGAAATCTGTAATGCCTTCTCTGAACTGAACGATCCTATCGACCAACGCAAGAGGTTCGAAGAACAGCTAGAATTGGGCAAAAGAGGCGACGACGAGGCCATGGTGCTCGACGAAGACTTCTTGAGAGCACTGGAATATGGCATGCCGCCTACGGCGGGTCTAGGTGTGGGTATCGATCGTCTGTCTATGATGATGACCAACTCCAAGTCTATCCAAGATGTGTTGTTCTTCCCTCAGATGAAGCCAGAGCGCAAAGTACAAGCCCTGACCGAGTCTCAGTACGAAGACCTAGGAGTAGCCAAGGATTTGATTCAGATTCTTCAAAAGCTAGGTATGCTCACCAAGGAGCAATTTGCAGAAGCCAAGGACAGCAAACTCTTCAACGACGTATGTGGCACTCGTAAAAAACTAAAGCTCAAAGACGTGAAAAACCCAGCATTGGAAGACGTACAGGGCTGGATAGAAAAAGCTAGCGTTTAA
- a CDS encoding Mpo1 family 2-hydroxy fatty acid dioxygenase, whose amino-acid sequence MRKIDQLLSEYGESHQNPTNKLIHWICVPAIFWSIVGLFWSIPSGFLVSAFPNVASPFLNWATIVLVAVLLYYFTLSFWLFVGMAIAVMGFLYLTLFVEQLGVAPVWQVSLVVFVVAWVGQFYGHNVEGKKPSFIKDVQFLLVGPAWLMHFIYIKIGIPY is encoded by the coding sequence ATGAGAAAAATAGATCAGCTGCTTTCAGAATATGGCGAGAGTCATCAAAACCCTACCAACAAATTGATCCATTGGATCTGTGTGCCGGCTATTTTTTGGAGTATTGTCGGATTGTTTTGGTCTATACCTAGCGGCTTTTTGGTATCTGCTTTCCCGAATGTGGCGAGCCCATTTTTGAATTGGGCTACAATCGTTTTGGTGGCTGTGCTACTGTATTATTTCACGCTGTCCTTTTGGCTCTTTGTGGGAATGGCCATTGCAGTGATGGGCTTTTTGTACCTTACGCTTTTTGTAGAGCAGCTAGGAGTGGCGCCTGTGTGGCAAGTCAGCCTCGTGGTGTTTGTAGTAGCTTGGGTAGGACAATTCTATGGGCATAATGTGGAAGGGAAAAAACCATCCTTCATCAAAGACGTTCAGTTTCTGCTGGTAGGACCCGCTTGGCTCATGCACTTCATTTACATAAAAATAGGCATTCCTTATTAA
- a CDS encoding DUF1697 domain-containing protein, translating to MPKYIALLRGINVSGQKIIKMDALRTSLAKLDYGHIQAYIQSGNVIFESVCMDQVQLQDEIHQNILDTFGFDVPVLVRSQQEWKQAFENNPFINERQEAIEKCYVTLLSQEPDEGNMEALKSFHKGPEEFIKEGLNLYLLYPNGAGRSKLDHNAIERKLKVAATTRNWKTMTKLMQMVIG from the coding sequence ATGCCCAAATACATCGCTTTGCTTCGCGGGATCAACGTGAGCGGTCAAAAAATCATTAAAATGGATGCGCTTCGCACCTCACTTGCCAAGCTCGACTATGGGCATATCCAAGCTTACATTCAGAGTGGGAATGTGATTTTTGAGTCTGTGTGTATGGATCAAGTACAGCTACAGGACGAAATCCACCAAAACATATTAGACACTTTTGGTTTTGATGTACCCGTATTGGTGAGGTCGCAGCAGGAATGGAAACAGGCTTTCGAAAACAATCCTTTCATCAACGAGCGACAAGAAGCCATTGAAAAGTGCTATGTGACCTTGCTGTCGCAAGAACCTGATGAGGGAAATATGGAGGCATTGAAAAGTTTTCACAAAGGCCCAGAGGAATTCATCAAAGAAGGCTTGAACTTATATCTGCTATACCCGAATGGCGCTGGCCGGTCCAAGCTCGATCACAATGCCATTGAGCGGAAGCTCAAAGTAGCCGCCACGACTCGCAACTGGAAAACGATGACTAAGCTGATGCAGATGGTGATTGGTTAG
- a CDS encoding VRR-NUC domain-containing protein: MLLFLPPMADQDKIILPEKYYLDNFKYVLQFVLDKYKPLLSDTELLFIHDFMALSEDSQCLYVRISNRKGQFFRKEKLNYPEIKDIGIAHLDLLDRRFIVKKTALEIDECFQLINSYNKPEIVQRIKPLDLSIDKRLKKDELILTLLEIVDGNQLYDTFYTDDIIAQGGQVELDMIKLFFFGHNHGDMSDFVVRDIGHVKFLTVDETQLGSSFDSREEAEAIMHLSQLHKEYYLLEEALTPLAIYEWFAQIEIKYFLALDKARPQTEKLIHKVGYHLEKHKHYDEALTLYHLTTASPMRERRIRIYNKQKAFDLSLNTAQEILNHPNDNKEYYIAQDVINKLDKKLKTTTIRQKEGLMILVDYSYVQQVEQGVLAYFESQGYSGYHSENTICRNIFGLFFWEEIFDPQYNSLHQPLQRSPSDIYGKDFYTKRKEAIEAKLSSTKSKAQLRAILNRSIQTHDGVANPFVYWNEDMIAGMWQFLAFAQLKQIKALLATIAIDPKNRSTGFPDLFVWKDKDYAFYEVKSPNDHLSEKQLFWLEHFDAWGIKAEIALVEWTGKE; the protein is encoded by the coding sequence TTGCTTCTATTTTTGCCTCCAATGGCCGATCAGGACAAAATCATATTACCTGAAAAATATTATCTCGACAACTTCAAATACGTCCTCCAATTTGTTTTGGATAAATACAAGCCGTTGTTGTCTGACACTGAGCTGCTGTTTATCCACGACTTCATGGCTTTGTCGGAAGACAGTCAGTGCCTCTACGTGAGAATTAGCAATCGAAAAGGACAGTTTTTCCGAAAGGAAAAATTGAACTATCCAGAAATCAAAGATATAGGCATTGCCCATTTAGACCTGCTCGATCGTCGATTTATAGTTAAGAAAACCGCACTAGAAATAGACGAGTGTTTTCAACTGATCAATAGCTATAACAAGCCCGAGATCGTCCAACGCATCAAACCACTGGATTTGTCTATAGACAAAAGGTTAAAAAAGGATGAGTTGATTCTGACTCTGCTAGAAATTGTAGATGGAAATCAGCTCTACGACACATTCTACACGGACGACATCATCGCCCAAGGTGGTCAGGTGGAGCTGGATATGATCAAACTCTTTTTCTTTGGTCACAACCATGGCGACATGTCGGATTTTGTAGTTCGGGATATTGGCCATGTCAAATTCCTAACTGTAGATGAAACGCAACTAGGCAGCTCATTCGACTCACGCGAAGAAGCCGAAGCGATCATGCACCTCTCTCAGCTCCACAAGGAATATTACCTGCTCGAAGAAGCATTGACACCATTAGCCATCTATGAATGGTTCGCTCAGATCGAAATCAAATACTTTTTAGCACTTGACAAAGCCAGACCACAAACAGAGAAACTGATACACAAAGTGGGCTACCACCTAGAAAAACACAAGCACTACGACGAGGCACTCACCCTCTACCACCTGACCACTGCCTCTCCAATGCGAGAACGCAGAATCAGAATCTACAACAAGCAAAAGGCCTTTGACTTATCATTGAATACTGCGCAAGAAATCCTCAATCACCCGAACGACAATAAAGAATACTACATCGCGCAAGACGTGATAAATAAACTCGACAAAAAACTAAAGACAACCACCATTCGCCAGAAAGAAGGACTGATGATTCTGGTAGATTACAGCTACGTACAGCAAGTCGAGCAAGGCGTCTTAGCCTATTTCGAATCACAAGGCTACTCAGGCTATCACAGCGAAAATACCATCTGCAGAAATATATTTGGGCTGTTCTTTTGGGAGGAGATATTCGACCCACAATACAACAGTCTGCACCAGCCACTACAGCGCTCACCATCGGACATCTACGGCAAGGACTTCTACACTAAACGTAAGGAGGCGATAGAAGCAAAACTTAGCAGTACCAAAAGCAAAGCGCAACTACGAGCCATTCTCAATCGCAGTATTCAGACACACGATGGCGTGGCCAATCCATTCGTGTATTGGAATGAAGACATGATAGCAGGCATGTGGCAGTTTTTGGCATTCGCACAGTTGAAACAGATTAAAGCCCTGCTCGCTACCATCGCTATAGACCCAAAAAATAGATCGACAGGCTTCCCTGATTTATTCGTCTGGAAAGACAAAGACTACGCCTTCTATGAAGTAAAATCTCCTAATGATCACTTATCAGAAAAACAGCTCTTTTGGCTAGAGCATTTCGATGCTTGGGGTATCAAAGCTGAAATTGCATTAGTAGAATGGACGGGCAAAGAATAA
- a CDS encoding J domain-containing protein — protein MINYYHILGVSPNATAVEIKSAYKSKALSFHPDKHNGDKNMEELFKQVNEAYQILSNPYKRSNHDMMLRYGELPPSSPSPTYQQYNRPRRPPQARKFYRPQVSNFRATAYAFLIAFSIALIMKTAMYISNEYQAKERAELLAARRLLFDQVKAAHDQGNLGKSLHLLGDMGYFLAEEGEMQAYKESLIVEIKDKADQLFEAGAYEQAIAHYDLLKDFAVSNSITYLKKMAAAYQGMGEVGKALEVFQLMHLYGYRTTSFYLEMGQLYEDGIKDLEMALNYYKIGAEMASSEYEVTIGKAYPIVISASMVPAVHYHIYMKVAQAHLNLEQYQEAVDAVSWTKDIWPDSLIQFQVEALAYHGLGQKTEMKQAVARAKQIDPNFSIDR, from the coding sequence ATGATCAATTATTATCACATCTTGGGCGTATCGCCGAATGCTACGGCTGTCGAGATCAAATCGGCATATAAGTCGAAGGCGCTGAGTTTTCATCCAGACAAGCACAATGGTGATAAAAATATGGAAGAGCTTTTTAAGCAAGTCAACGAAGCTTATCAAATCCTCTCTAATCCATATAAAAGATCTAATCATGACATGATGCTTCGCTATGGAGAGCTACCTCCAAGTAGCCCTTCGCCAACCTATCAGCAGTATAATAGACCACGGCGACCACCTCAAGCCCGGAAGTTTTATCGTCCCCAAGTGAGCAATTTCAGAGCAACTGCCTATGCTTTTCTCATCGCTTTTAGCATTGCCTTGATCATGAAAACGGCTATGTATATTTCTAATGAATATCAGGCGAAGGAAAGAGCGGAGTTGCTGGCTGCTCGCCGCTTATTGTTTGACCAAGTGAAGGCTGCTCATGATCAAGGAAACTTAGGAAAGAGTCTTCATCTTTTGGGAGATATGGGCTATTTTTTAGCAGAAGAGGGCGAAATGCAAGCTTATAAAGAGTCGTTGATTGTAGAGATCAAGGATAAGGCAGATCAATTGTTTGAAGCAGGGGCGTATGAGCAAGCTATTGCTCACTATGATTTGTTAAAAGACTTTGCTGTGAGTAACTCTATTACGTATCTAAAGAAAATGGCAGCGGCCTATCAAGGTATGGGAGAAGTAGGAAAGGCTTTAGAAGTTTTTCAGTTGATGCACCTATACGGCTATCGAACGACGAGTTTTTATTTGGAAATGGGGCAGCTGTACGAAGACGGGATCAAAGACTTAGAGATGGCACTCAACTATTATAAAATAGGGGCAGAGATGGCCTCGTCTGAATATGAAGTGACTATCGGTAAGGCTTACCCCATCGTGATCAGTGCCAGCATGGTGCCAGCGGTACATTATCATATCTACATGAAAGTAGCACAAGCCCATCTCAATTTAGAACAATATCAGGAGGCTGTGGATGCCGTATCTTGGACCAAAGATATATGGCCAGATAGCTTGATCCAATTTCAAGTTGAAGCCTTGGCCTATCATGGACTAGGACAAAAAACGGAGATGAAGCAGGCAGTTGCTCGGGCAAAACAAATAGATCCCAACTTCTCTATCGACCGTTGA